TGAAAATTATGATGTAAAGGAGTCGTTTTTTCTTTAAAATAGAGATAATAAGCCGATATTTAAAATATCAATCACATGATCTATCTGTAGAATCGTAACTTGCAAATCATGCATCAATCAATAGGAAAAGGTGTGATGCCCATGCATTTATTCATAGGCCACTACAATGGTATATTGCTTCTTCTAGCTGTAGTCGTGTCCATTTTATCCTGCTACACAGGGGTAGATATCTATTTTCGACTTTATAGTAAAAAAGAATTGAACAAGCCAATCTGGATGGGAATCGGAGCGATTGTCATCGGAGTCGGGATTTGGACCACCCATTTCCTTGCGATGATGGCTATGGACTCATACGACATTTATTACTACTGGGAGTACGTTCTTTTGTCGCTGGTTGTGTCGATTGCAGCTGCATGGATCACCTTATACCTATGTATTAAAGCGGGGGATCGCGGGGACATCAAGCTTTTAGCCGGTCTTTGGACAGGTGTGGGGGTTGTCCTGGTCCATTACTTAGCCATGGAAGCAGTTAAAGGAGATGTAATCTATTCGCCGGGCTATACGGGGGTTTCTGTCCTGATTCCGTTACTCGGATGTGCCATTCTCTATTTATGGATACATAAGATGACACTGTCGAAGGAGGCTCCCACATCCTTCAGACTGAAAGTGGCTGCCGGAAGTCTATTGGCGTTAATCGTTCTCGTCATGCATTTTACGGCGATGGCCGGAACCTCCATTGAAGCTTCCATGCACCCCGGTACGAAAGGGAGCACCGTTTTCCTTTCGCTGGCTTTAGGAACTTTCACAACCCTGATATTATTCATTTTTATTTTCAGCTTCTTTATCTCTGACCGTTTTCAAATCCAGCGCGTCAAATTAGACGCGATCAAGCAAGACTACGAATCAAGCGAAGAGCGCTACAGCCACTTGGTAAATGTAACGCCGAGCGCAGTCATCGTCATTCAACAAGAAAAAATCGTCATGGCTAATCCTTCTGCAATCAAGGGATTGGGTGCAGAAAAGGCTGAAGATCTCCTTCATTGCCAAATCGGGCAGTTCATTCACATGGTAGACAATGAAAGATTCCGGCAATTCATGGATGAACTAAGGCTAACCAGCCAGAAAACCACTTGTTATCAATTTACCATCTGTACATTGGACAAGCGTGAACTGCTGATAGAAGGAACGTTTACATCTGTTGATTTTGAAGGCAAGAAAGCTTTCATGGTCATTGGAAGGGACATTACAGAAAGAACCAGGCTTCAGAAAAAATTCATGGAAAATAAGCAGCGATACAAATCGTTGTTTGAATATAATGCAGATGCTGTCTACTCCTTAGATGAAAAAGGGGTTTTCACCAGTGTCAACAATGCATGTGAAACGCTGTCAGGCTATACAAGGGATGAACTCCTTAAGCATTCTTTCAAGGAACTCGTTTGTGAAGAAAACCTGGAAGACTGCATCGATTTGTTTAGAGGCACTATGCAAGGGAATCCTTTGAAAGCAGAAGTTGCGATAATAAATAAAAATAGAGAGAAAATCTACCTGCATGTGACAAGCCTTCCGATTATTGTGGATAAAAAAATCGTTGGAGTCTATGGAATCGCAAAGGATATCACCGAGCAGAGAAAAGCATCGAAACTCATTAAGCAGCTGGCTTTCCACGATTACCTCACCGGTTTGCCCAACCGTAATATGCTCGAAACAAAAATTGAAGAAGCGATAGGAAAGAGCAGGGAGGCAAATGGATCATTCTCCTTATTCTGCATGGATCTCGATCGTTTCAAAGTCATCAATGATACGATGGGGCATCAGGTAGGGGACAAGCTTTTGAAAGAAGTGACGGTGAGGATTAAATCTTGCCTCACAGAGAAGGACGTGATCTTCCGTCCAGGCGGCGACGAATTTATCATTCTCTTTGACTCGGGCAGCCGGGAGAGCTCCCTTCACCTTGCAGAGAAATTGATTGAGGAAATCACAGCTCCTTTCAAGATACAGGAATATGATATTTTTACTTCCCCAAGCATCGGGATCAGTCTGTTCCCTGAGGATGGGGATGCGTTTGAAACCTTGATGAAACATGCCGAATTTGCCATGTATCAAGCGAAGAAAGCAGGAAAAAGCACGTATCGCTTCTACTCATCTCTTGAGAACGAGAAACTCTACAATCCTTTAAAACTTGAAATGGATCTTCATAAAGCGTTGGAGAAAAAAGAACTTATCCTTCATTATCAGCCAAAGATCAATTTGAAGACAGGGAAAGTAGAAGGCGTCGAGGCGTTAATTCGATGGATGCATCCGGTCCTAGATATGATTCCGCCGAATCACTTTATTCCGATTGCGGAGGAGACAGGATTAATTCTGCCGATTGGGAAATGGACGATGATCGAAGCCTGCAGAGCCAATAAAAAATGGCATGATCAAGGATTTACCGACCTTGTCGTATCCGTCAACCTTTCCGCAAGGCAGTTTTCTCAATTGAGCATTATTCAGACGGTGAAAGAAGCACTCGATGCATCGGGTCTGCCGGCGCAGTTTTTAGAGCTTGAAATCACCGAAAGCATGACAACGGACATTGAACGCGCGATCTTTATCCTGAAAGAGCTCAAGAAGCTTGGCATCTTAATCAGCATCGATGATTTTGGAACCGGATTCAGTTCCTTGAACTATCTCAAGGAATTCCCTGTCGATACACTCAAAATCGATAAATCGTTCATCCACGACCTGAGGGTGAATCCGCGAAACGAAACGATCGTTAAAACGATGATCTCCATGGCGCATAACTTAAACCTGAATGTGGTCGCAGAAGGGGTGGAATCAATCGATGAATTGATGTTCCTCCAAAATAATCTTTGCGACAGCGGCCAGGGCTTCCTGTTTTCAAGGCCGCTTCCTGGTGATGAGTGGCTGATTAAAGTAGAGGAAATGAAGCAGATTGTTACGGAATACGGCATTTCACAGGACGTGAATAACCGCATGTGGTACGAGGAATCCCTCCGTATGGCGCGCCAGGAGCTTCAGGAAACGGTAAGGCTGCAGCAGGGGATGACATTTAAGATTAGAAAAGTGAGCGGGAAATTCATACATACACTGGCGGATGGGGAATTGCTTTATAAGCTGGGTCTGACCCCGGAGAGAGTAATCGGGAAGGAATTAATCGAATTTGCTCCTGAGGAAATCGCCATCCGAAAAACCAAGTATTACGAACGTGCTTGGAATGGCGAAGAAAATGTGGCTTATGAAGGCGAAATGCAAGGGGTTGTCTATTTTGCAGCATTAAGTCCATTAAGGCGTAATGGAGAAATTAAAGAAGTCATTGCGTCGTGCGTCGATATCACGCAGAAGAAGCTTTTTGAGAAAGCTTTGATGGATAGTGAGGAGAGATATCGCCTCATCGCGGAAAATATGACGGATTTAATCACCCTGGTTGATGATAAGGGAGAAATTTTCTATGCTTCCCCTTCCCATCAAAATGTACTCGGGATCATGCCAAGTGAAATAACAGGGCAGGGAGTTTGGGACTATATCCATCCGGATGACCTTGAATCCGTGGCAGCAAGTTTCAAAGAAATTTTCCATAAAAGGGCCACGGTTCAGGCTGAGTACCGCTCCTACCATGCCGATGGCCACTGGATCTTGATTGAAGCAACAGGCACCCCGATCATGGATGAAGCAGGACGAATCCGGAATGTCGTCATTGTCTCTCGTGACATAACAGCAAAGAGGGAAGCGGAAATGCTTCTTTGGAAATCAGAAAAGTTGTCGGTCGTCGGTGAACTGGCGGCAGGCGTAGCGCATGAAATACGAAATCCGATTACGTCCATCAAGGGTTTTGTCCAGCTTTTTCAGCGGGGCATGGTGAAGGATGAATACTTCGATGTCATTTTGGCAGAATTCAATCGCCTGGAGGAAATCATCAAGGAATTCCTGACACTTGCGAAGCCGCAGGCCATTGAATGGAAAGAAACGAATATGCACCAGCTAATTCGGAATATGGCTGCTTTCATTGAATCTGAGGCCCTATTGAATCAGGTTGAGATTGTTCTCATGGAAAACGCTGAAAATCCTCTTGTCATCTGCGATCAAAATCAAATTAAGCAGGTCTTTATTAATTTGGCCAAGAACAGTATGGAAGCCATGCCGAATGGAGGGCTATTAACGATTTCCACCCTTCAGGAAAGAGAAGAATTGGTGATCAGGATACAGGACAATGGATTGGGCATCAGCCAGGAACGCATCGATCGTCTGGGCGAGCCTTTCTACAGCAATAAAGAGAAAGGTACAGGCCTTGGATTGATGGTGTCCTTCCGCATCATTAAGGAACATAAAGGGGCCATCCACATTTCAAGCGAAGAAGGAAAAGGCACGATCGTTGAAATCAGATTGCCGGTATGCGAAAACATGCCGATGATTTCTTGAAATCGTCCGTAGCAGGACTTGTCCATTTCTTTTCAGTAAGCGATAAGGTAAACTAAATATACCTATAACGGTATTTGAAGTCCGTTCCAATATGGGGCGGATTTTCTATGTTCATAATCTCGAATAAAGCGGGTTGATGAGTGCGAATGGAATGGTATCATATCGGGGCTTTTACGTTCCCTGCAACATGGGGTGCCTTTGTTTTTTCAGGCGTCCTGGCTGTACTTTTGACATATTTGATCAAGCAAGGAAAGCTGGCGGATATATACAGCAACGCGTTATTGCTGCTGCTTGCTTCCTGGAAGCTGAGCCAACTGATCTTCGATTTCCAAGGAACTGTTTCGAATCCGATTTCGCTGCTTTATTTTCATGGCGGGAGGAAAGGGTTCATTTTTGGACTGGCTTTAACGATGCTCTATCTTTATCGGAAAATCGAAAAGGAGCGATTCTCTACTGCAATCCTTTTCGGCATCACTGTTTATCAGGTCATGCTTTACGAATTGGCAAGCCGGATTTTGAACAATCAGACCGGCATTGGATTTTACGCATCATTAGCCGTTTTTGTGGTAGTGGCTCTGTTCGTTTGGAGGAAGTGGAACGATAGAATGTGGATGTTCCAGATGTCCATTTTATTCCTTTTGCTCCAAGGAATCATTTATGCATTAGAAGGAAAGCTGGCCAGTTTTAGCATGCTCGTTTACCTCGTCTTATTTGGTGTGTTTGCCATATTATTAAAAAAGGAGGTCAAGATATGAATCAAAGGCTATTTTCGATGATCGTCATGGTACTGCTGCTGGGCATTGCCATTATTCTTGTTTTGAATACATATAAAGATCGGGCGAATGATGAACCTTCTACTCCGGTACAAGAGGCTTCTCCCTCATCTGAACTGCAGTCTTCCGGGCTGGGTAAGGGGGATGTGGCGCCTGATTTTACTTTGAAGACGCTGGAGGGCAAGGAGAAAAGTTTGTCTGATTTTCGCGGGAAGAAGGTCATTTTAAATTTCTGGGCGACATGGTGTCCGCCATGCAAAGCTGAGATTCCTCATATGGTGAAATTTTATGGTGAGAACGCAAAGTCTTCCAACGTAGAAATTGTTGCTGTAAATTTGACTGCACAGGACAAGGGCGAGGAGACAATCAGGAATTTTGTTAAAGAATATAAAATGCCGTTCCCAGTGCTGCTGGATTCTGCTGGAGATATCGGTTCCAAATACGGGGCATTTGCGATCCCAACTTCGTACATCATTGATTCCAAAGGTGTGATCAGGGAAAAAATCGTTGGGCCGATGAATGAAGAAATGATGAGTGATTTGCTGAAAAATATCGAGTAGGGTGTATAATGGTCTCATAAACTTTTAGGGGTGGATTTGACCATGGATTTTCATACAAAATCAGTACATAGTACATCCAAAGAACGCGAACCGATCAAAAGCAAAACATCTCCGATTTACCAGACGTCCGTTTTTCGTTTCGATTCTCTTGATGAATTGGAAGGTTTTTATGAAGGGAAGTCTCCATATCTTTATACACGCACAGGGAATCCAAATACAGATGAACTGGGCACAGCTGTTGCGCAGCTTGAAGGAGCGCCTGCAGGGGTTGCCGCTTCATCCGGCTTGTCCGCCATTTTGGCCGGGTTCCTGTCTGTCGTCCAAAGCGGGGAACACATTGTAGCGGCGGATGATGTGTACGGAGGCACCTATCATATGCTTAATCATGAATTGAAATCCATGGGTGTGGAAACGACATTTGTTGATTTCCGCCATGAAGAAGAGATTCGTGCAGCCATCAAACCGAATACAAAGCTATTATTCTCTGAAAGCATTTCGAATCCGTTTTTAAGGGTAGAGGACTTGAAAATGGTCGCTGCTTTAGGGAAAGAATTCGGGCTAAAGACCATGATCGACAATACATTTGCAACGCCCTTACTTCTCAAGCCATATCAGCTTGGCGTGAACCTGGTCGTCCACAGCGCTACGAAATATATCGGCGGGCACAGTGATGTATCGGCGGGTGTGCTTACGGGGGATGAAGAATTGATCCAGAAGGCGCGCGAAAAAGTGGTCAACTATGGTATGAATCTCAGCCCATTTGAAGCATGGCTTGCCTGCAGGGGGATCAAGACCCTTGCGCTGAGAATGGAGCGCCAGTCTTCCAATGCGGAAGCCCTTGCGAATGCACTTAAAAAGCATGATGGGGTCAAAACCGTTTATTATCCGGAGGTAGTGTCCCCTGAAGGGAAAGGCGCAATCGTCACGATAGAACTTTCTGAGAAGGGAAATCACCGCACGTTTTTTGATGCGCTTGATTGGATCAAAATCGTTCCATCCCTTGCTGGCGTTGAAACAACCGTTTCTTACCCGCTCGGAACGTCCCACCGCGCACTGCCGCCTGAAGCACTCGAGAAGCTCGGGATCAATGAGCGCGTCGTTCGGATTTCTGTCGGGATCGAGGGTGCCAACGATATCATCGCTCAGTTTGAAAAAGCTCTGGATACTGCTCTCGAAGCATAAACCCTCTCATAACTCGTCCATCCCTTGCATATATTGAACTACCACGACATCGCACTTCGTTTGGTGCGGTGTTTTTATATTCAATGGCAAAGGAGGATGAATATGAATCGGAAATGGCTGGCAATATGGACATCGTGCTGTCTGCTGATCGGAGCGGGGGGAGCTTATGGAGGATTGATGTTGGCAGGATACGAAAAAACTGGATCACCGGCTGCCAAAGAGGAAAAAAAGACAGAGAAGAAAGCAGTCGGAAAAGACCTTACTGCAAATGCAGAATGGGGAAAACTCGAACAAGCCTATAACCTGATCCTTGACCGCTACGTTCAAAAAGTGGAGCCGGATCAGCTCATACAGGGGGCCATCACCGGAATGGTCGAAACCCTTAAGGATCCATATTCTGTTTATATGGATGCCAAAACGGCCGCACAGTTCAACGACTCCCTTTCTTCTTCATTTGAAGGAATCGGAGCGGAAATCACCATGCAGGACGGAAAAATCATGATCATGTCCCCTTTCAAAAATTCCCCAGCAGAAAAAGCGGGATTGAAGGCGAAGGATCAAATCCTGAAGGTGAACGGGGAATCGGTCGAAGGGCTCGATTTATATGAAGCAACATTGAAGATTAGAGGAAAGAAAGGGACAGAAGTAAAATTGGAGATTGCCAGGGAAGGTGCAGCCCAACCGTTGAACATATCCGTGAAGCGGGACGAAATTCCGGTTGAAACGGTCCATGCCAAGATGAAAAAAGAAGACGGAAAACAAATTGGCTATATCGAAATCACTTCATTTGCCGAGCATACGGCAGAGGACTTTTCCGAAGCATTAAAGGGATTGGAAGAGAAAAAAATCGATGGCTTGATTCTCGATGTCCGTGGCAATCCGGGAGGCTTTCTGTCCAGTGTCGAGGCAATCCTGAAGCAATTTGTGACCGATACGAAGCCATACGTCCAAATTGAAGAGCGCAATGGCGAGAAGCTTCGTTATTTCTCTACATTGAAAAAAAGCAAGCCCTATCCGATCGTCGTGCTAGTGGATAAAGGCAGTGCTTCCGCTGCTGAAATCCTGGCAGGAGCCTTGAAAGAAGCGGAAGGCTACACCCTTGTCGGAGAAAAAACATTCGGAAAAGGAACCGTCCAGCAAGCCGTTTCCATGAAGGACGGAAGCAATATCAAACTCACGATGTACAAATGGCTGACGCCGAATGGAAACTGGATCCATCATAAAGGGATCGAGCCGAATATCACCGTGAGGCAGCCTGAATACTTCTCGGCTCACCCGCTCCAAATCGAGGAGCCGCTCAAGCTTGATATGAACAGCGAACAGGTGAAAAATGCGCAGGAAATGCTGCAGGGACTCGGGTACGGACCGGGCCGGATCGACGGCTACTACAGCCAGCAGACTCAAAAAGCCGTTGCTGCATTCCAAATCCAGAATAAGCTGAGAGACACCGGCGTCCTGGATGAAAAAACCGCTCGACTGCTTGAAAAGAAAATCGCCGACGCTATGCAAAAGGATGACAACGACATCCAGCTCCAGGCAGCACTCCGCATCATCACCAAATAAATCGACAAAAATCGGGAGGCGCCTCCCGATTTTTCTTTTTTTCAGGCCAAACTATGGATAGGTTTATCGCCGGGTATTTGGTAGAATAGATAGTAATATAATCGGAGTGTTTTACATAGCTGGTGTTAGGGATGGTGATTTTACGTTGGTGCAGGTTTGGTTGGTCGAGCTTTTGAAAGGGTTCGGGAAGTTCTTTCTCAATCCTTTGTTTTATTATTCTATTATTCTTGCAGTAACTGCGGGTGTCCTCAGGGTCAAGAGGGAACGGAAGGATTTCCATGTCCGGGTCTACGATATTTTCCTCGAACTGCGTTATGTCTTTCCGCTCAGCCTGCTGATTGGTCTGATTTACTCTATCATTTCCATCGGCACAGGCTTTTCGCTGCCGACAACGGCAATCATCGTGATCGGAGTCATGACATTTCTCATGAGTCTCCCGATGGGGTTTCGTCTACTGTCGCCGGCTTATACGATCGGTCTTTCCTTTTTCCTGCTGCTTGCGGGGAGCTATTTTAACTGGGCCATCCCATTCCTTGATTTTTCAAACATGGATGGCGCCTTTCTCACTGGGATTGCGCTTCTTTTAGGATTCCTGCTTATTGCGGAAGGACTTTTTGTTTTCCGAAACGGTGCGCACAACACGTCGCCGCGGCTTCGCAAAAGTCCTAGGGGATTGACGGTCGGTGCTCATCAGGCAAGAAGACTGTGGGTTGTCCCATTATTCCTGCTCATTCCGACAGGAGATATCACGCCGCCATTCAGCTGGTGGCCCGTCGTTCATTGGGGATCCGAAACTTATTCGATTTTGCTCGTCCCGTTCATGGTCGGATTCCAGCTTCGCATTCAAAGCACCCTTCCTGTGATCGCCATCAAACAGGTCGGAAAAAACGTTTTGTGGCTTGGAATTCTCGTATTGGCCATTGCCGCTGGAGCATTATGGGTGCCAATCCTGGCTGTGATTGCTTCCGCAGCAGCCTTGCTGGGAAGGGAAATCATTTCTTACCGCCATCGAATTCATGAACAGGGTCATCCGTTCTACTTCTCTCCGAAATCTACCGGATTGACTGTGCTCGGCGTTCTTCCAGGTTCGCCGGCAGCCAAAATGGCCCTGCAAATCGGGGAAACCATCCAAAAGGTCAACGGCATGGAAGTGTCGGATGAACGCGGCTTCTACCAGGCGCTGCAGCAGAACAGCGCCCACTGCAAGCTCGTCGTCATCGACGTAAACGGACAGATCCGCTTCACCCAGTGCGCCTTGTACGAAGGCGAGCATCATGAACTCGGCGTTTTGTTTATTGAAAAGAACCAGCGCTGGCACGAGGATGCAATTTAAAAATTTTGATCCCGAAACCGAGCATGAATCGCAATGATTCCATGCTCGGTTTTTATATGGGGAGATTTGAATAGGGAAAATATGTTAAGGTGAATATATATAAATCATTTTAGAAGAAAGGTAGTTGTAAATGAAAAAATCATTCATAGGAATGGCGATGGTATTAATCTTGCTCCTGGCCGCCTGCGGAAACTCCTCGGAAAAATCAAATGAAGAGTCTGACAACCAGCAGAAAGAAACTCAATCTGCTGAAAACACAAATCCTCCAGAAGATAATGAAAAGAATGATACAACTGAACAAACCGAAAAAGACTCCTCCGCGAACACGGGGAGTCTAAAGGAAGACTATCTCAAGAAACTAAACGAAGCCAAAAAAGAAACGGAAGAAATGCGTAAAAACCCGACAGACAGCAGTACATATGCATTAAAGAACATAGAAGGGAACTTGTTCGATAAATGGGACGGATTGCTGAATGAAATTTATCAAGTCTTAATCAAACAGCTTCCTTCCGATAAGATGGACCAGGTCAGAAAAGAACAGCGTGAATGGATCAAGTACAGGGATAAGACGGCGAAAGAGGCGTCCTTGAAATACAAAGGCGGCACGCAGGAACAATTAGAGTATGTCGCAGTTGAAAACAACCTGACAGCTGATCGATGCTTTGAATTGGTTGAAAAATATATGAAATAATCATTATCTTGTTGAGGTGCGGTGGTCGACCGGGGTTCGGGGTGTTTGCTCCCAACTTTCGGGCTTGACCGCCGCACTTTTTGAGTTAACCGCTCAACTTTCGGGCTCGACCGCCGCACTTTCGGCGATAACCGCTCAGCAATCCAAAATATGTAAAATAGTGAGAGGAGTTACCCC
This window of the Falsibacillus pallidus genome carries:
- a CDS encoding EAL domain-containing protein, with the translated sequence MHLFIGHYNGILLLLAVVVSILSCYTGVDIYFRLYSKKELNKPIWMGIGAIVIGVGIWTTHFLAMMAMDSYDIYYYWEYVLLSLVVSIAAAWITLYLCIKAGDRGDIKLLAGLWTGVGVVLVHYLAMEAVKGDVIYSPGYTGVSVLIPLLGCAILYLWIHKMTLSKEAPTSFRLKVAAGSLLALIVLVMHFTAMAGTSIEASMHPGTKGSTVFLSLALGTFTTLILFIFIFSFFISDRFQIQRVKLDAIKQDYESSEERYSHLVNVTPSAVIVIQQEKIVMANPSAIKGLGAEKAEDLLHCQIGQFIHMVDNERFRQFMDELRLTSQKTTCYQFTICTLDKRELLIEGTFTSVDFEGKKAFMVIGRDITERTRLQKKFMENKQRYKSLFEYNADAVYSLDEKGVFTSVNNACETLSGYTRDELLKHSFKELVCEENLEDCIDLFRGTMQGNPLKAEVAIINKNREKIYLHVTSLPIIVDKKIVGVYGIAKDITEQRKASKLIKQLAFHDYLTGLPNRNMLETKIEEAIGKSREANGSFSLFCMDLDRFKVINDTMGHQVGDKLLKEVTVRIKSCLTEKDVIFRPGGDEFIILFDSGSRESSLHLAEKLIEEITAPFKIQEYDIFTSPSIGISLFPEDGDAFETLMKHAEFAMYQAKKAGKSTYRFYSSLENEKLYNPLKLEMDLHKALEKKELILHYQPKINLKTGKVEGVEALIRWMHPVLDMIPPNHFIPIAEETGLILPIGKWTMIEACRANKKWHDQGFTDLVVSVNLSARQFSQLSIIQTVKEALDASGLPAQFLELEITESMTTDIERAIFILKELKKLGILISIDDFGTGFSSLNYLKEFPVDTLKIDKSFIHDLRVNPRNETIVKTMISMAHNLNLNVVAEGVESIDELMFLQNNLCDSGQGFLFSRPLPGDEWLIKVEEMKQIVTEYGISQDVNNRMWYEESLRMARQELQETVRLQQGMTFKIRKVSGKFIHTLADGELLYKLGLTPERVIGKELIEFAPEEIAIRKTKYYERAWNGEENVAYEGEMQGVVYFAALSPLRRNGEIKEVIASCVDITQKKLFEKALMDSEERYRLIAENMTDLITLVDDKGEIFYASPSHQNVLGIMPSEITGQGVWDYIHPDDLESVAASFKEIFHKRATVQAEYRSYHADGHWILIEATGTPIMDEAGRIRNVVIVSRDITAKREAEMLLWKSEKLSVVGELAAGVAHEIRNPITSIKGFVQLFQRGMVKDEYFDVILAEFNRLEEIIKEFLTLAKPQAIEWKETNMHQLIRNMAAFIESEALLNQVEIVLMENAENPLVICDQNQIKQVFINLAKNSMEAMPNGGLLTISTLQEREELVIRIQDNGLGISQERIDRLGEPFYSNKEKGTGLGLMVSFRIIKEHKGAIHISSEEGKGTIVEIRLPVCENMPMIS
- a CDS encoding peroxiredoxin family protein; amino-acid sequence: MNQRLFSMIVMVLLLGIAIILVLNTYKDRANDEPSTPVQEASPSSELQSSGLGKGDVAPDFTLKTLEGKEKSLSDFRGKKVILNFWATWCPPCKAEIPHMVKFYGENAKSSNVEIVAVNLTAQDKGEETIRNFVKEYKMPFPVLLDSAGDIGSKYGAFAIPTSYIIDSKGVIREKIVGPMNEEMMSDLLKNIE
- a CDS encoding trans-sulfuration enzyme family protein; its protein translation is MDFHTKSVHSTSKEREPIKSKTSPIYQTSVFRFDSLDELEGFYEGKSPYLYTRTGNPNTDELGTAVAQLEGAPAGVAASSGLSAILAGFLSVVQSGEHIVAADDVYGGTYHMLNHELKSMGVETTFVDFRHEEEIRAAIKPNTKLLFSESISNPFLRVEDLKMVAALGKEFGLKTMIDNTFATPLLLKPYQLGVNLVVHSATKYIGGHSDVSAGVLTGDEELIQKAREKVVNYGMNLSPFEAWLACRGIKTLALRMERQSSNAEALANALKKHDGVKTVYYPEVVSPEGKGAIVTIELSEKGNHRTFFDALDWIKIVPSLAGVETTVSYPLGTSHRALPPEALEKLGINERVVRISVGIEGANDIIAQFEKALDTALEA
- a CDS encoding S41 family peptidase, whose product is MNRKWLAIWTSCCLLIGAGGAYGGLMLAGYEKTGSPAAKEEKKTEKKAVGKDLTANAEWGKLEQAYNLILDRYVQKVEPDQLIQGAITGMVETLKDPYSVYMDAKTAAQFNDSLSSSFEGIGAEITMQDGKIMIMSPFKNSPAEKAGLKAKDQILKVNGESVEGLDLYEATLKIRGKKGTEVKLEIAREGAAQPLNISVKRDEIPVETVHAKMKKEDGKQIGYIEITSFAEHTAEDFSEALKGLEEKKIDGLILDVRGNPGGFLSSVEAILKQFVTDTKPYVQIEERNGEKLRYFSTLKKSKPYPIVVLVDKGSASAAEILAGALKEAEGYTLVGEKTFGKGTVQQAVSMKDGSNIKLTMYKWLTPNGNWIHHKGIEPNITVRQPEYFSAHPLQIEEPLKLDMNSEQVKNAQEMLQGLGYGPGRIDGYYSQQTQKAVAAFQIQNKLRDTGVLDEKTARLLEKKIADAMQKDDNDIQLQAALRIITK
- a CDS encoding PDZ domain-containing protein, encoding MQVWLVELLKGFGKFFLNPLFYYSIILAVTAGVLRVKRERKDFHVRVYDIFLELRYVFPLSLLIGLIYSIISIGTGFSLPTTAIIVIGVMTFLMSLPMGFRLLSPAYTIGLSFFLLLAGSYFNWAIPFLDFSNMDGAFLTGIALLLGFLLIAEGLFVFRNGAHNTSPRLRKSPRGLTVGAHQARRLWVVPLFLLIPTGDITPPFSWWPVVHWGSETYSILLVPFMVGFQLRIQSTLPVIAIKQVGKNVLWLGILVLAIAAGALWVPILAVIASAAALLGREIISYRHRIHEQGHPFYFSPKSTGLTVLGVLPGSPAAKMALQIGETIQKVNGMEVSDERGFYQALQQNSAHCKLVVIDVNGQIRFTQCALYEGEHHELGVLFIEKNQRWHEDAI
- a CDS encoding lysozyme inhibitor LprI family protein, with product MKKSFIGMAMVLILLLAACGNSSEKSNEESDNQQKETQSAENTNPPEDNEKNDTTEQTEKDSSANTGSLKEDYLKKLNEAKKETEEMRKNPTDSSTYALKNIEGNLFDKWDGLLNEIYQVLIKQLPSDKMDQVRKEQREWIKYRDKTAKEASLKYKGGTQEQLEYVAVENNLTADRCFELVEKYMK